The segment CACGGTCAAACAAAGGGGTATAAGTTTGTTTGTGATTAATTTCACAACACAATAATAACATATTATTAATACTACTATCAAGAAGTTTGTACATAAGTTCACAAAATAGACAAACTTTCATAACTTACTGTTCGTGCACATACATTATGGACAGGAACGCTTTTACAGAAAGGAGATAAATACCATGAAGGCAATTATACCTATCTCACTGCTTCTTTGTATTCTGGTTGCTTTCTTTTTGAATATCCTTGGGCTTATGCGTATCTTTCCTATATATATAAGCTCTCCGCTTCTTTTTCTTGCGCTATTCCTCTTTTTATCCTTTTTGAACAACCGAAAGAAGTTTAAAGGTTTCCATTAGTATTATCACAGAAAATAACCCGTAAATGTTAGAATGGTTGCTAACATTTACGGGGCAGCTCAATATTGTCGCAGGTTTTTTTATTAGGAAAGCAAGCTTTCCATTTCATTCAGCTTTTGTTCAAATACTTTGCATGCTTCTCTAATTGGATCCTTGCTTGTCATGTCTACTCCAGCTTTTTTCAATACTTCGATTGGATAGTCAGAGCTTCCTGCTTTCAGGAAGTCCAAATAGCGGTCAACAGCTGGCTTCCCTTCTTCAAGAATTTGACTGCTTAAAGCTGTTGCTGCACTAAAGCCTGTAGCGTATTGATATACATAATAATCATAATAAAAATGAGGAATTCTTGACCACTCTAAACCTATTTCCTCATCAATAATGATGTCTTCCTCTCCAAAATACTTTTGGTTTAGCTTATAGTATTCAGCTGTAAATAAATCAGCAGTCAGCGCTTCATTGTTTTGCGCCTTTTCATGAATAAGGTGTTCGAATTCTGCGAACATTGTTTGGCGGAAAACAGTGCCTCTAAAGCCCTCTAAGTAATGGTTCAATAAATATAGACGCTTCTGTTCATCTGTAATGCTTTTTAACATATAGTCGTTCAGCAATGCCTCATTACATGTAGATGCAACCTCGGCGACAAATATCGAATAATCTCCATAAGCGTATGGCTGTGATTTTCGTGTGTAATAACTGTGTACAGAATGCCCAAACTCATGTGCTAATGTAAACAAATTATTCACATTATCCTGCCAATTCATTAATATATATGGATTTGTTCCATATGCTCCAGATGAATATGCACCGCTTCGTTTTCCTTTATTCTCGTGAACATCCACCCAGCGATTTTCAAAGCCTTCCTTCAAAATGGACGAATACTCTTCTCCTAGTGGAGCAAGCCCTTTAAGAATTAGGTTCTTCGCCTCTTCATAACTGATTTCCATTTTTACATCCTTAACAAGAGGAGTATATAAATCGTACATATGAAGCTTTTCAAGGCCTAGGACTTTTTTGCGCAGCTTTACATAGCGGTGCAGCAATGGTAAATACTCGTTGACTGTTTCCACGAGGTTTTCATATACCTGCTCTGGAATATTATTTGCAGCTAGGGCAGCATGGCGCGCTGATTTATAGTTACGTACTTTTGCATTAAAAGTATGATTCTTTACTGTACCAGATAAAGTTGAAGAGAACGTGTTCTTAAATTTCCCATACGTATCATACACTGCTTTAAACGCATCATGACGTACTCGTTGGTCAGCACTTTCTAAAAAGCGGGAATAGCGGCCATGCGTTACCTCCACTTCCTCCCCATTCTCATCTTTAATGCTTGGGAATTCAATATCTGCATTATTAAGCATACCAAATGTATTGCTTGAAGCATTCAATACCTCTGAAGCCTGTGCAAGAAGCGCTTCCTGATCTGCAGTAAGTACATGCGGGCGCTGCAGGTTAATTTCTTCTAATGTTTGCTCATATAATTTCAGCTCTTCCTTCTCATTAAGAAACCCTTGGATTACTGCTTCATCAATGGAAAGAAGCTCTGGAACGATATATGCCAGCGCACTTCCAGCTTGTGCATATAGATTTTTAATGCGACCATCAAGCCCTTGATAAAAACCATTTGTCGTGTCTTGATCATAGCGCATATGTGCATATGTATATAATTTTCCTAAACGGCTTAAAAGGGTATCCTGGTATTGAAGTGCTTCATATAAAACATCTGCACTTTCAGATAGCTTTCCTTGATAGTCAGCAGCCTTCTCAGACAGTGTTTTAACCTCTTCATACTCCTTATTCCAATCATCATCTGATGGGAAGATATCTTCAAGCCTCCAAGTGTCATCCACTTGAACTTCATTACGTAAAGGCAGTTTTTTTACAGCTGATTCATTTGACATATAAATCCTCCAATCTTTCATTCGGATTTCGAAAATAATTCCTATCCGATATTTTCTATCTATTATAACTAAATTCCTGCTCCAAATTAAACTTTTGTGCTTTGCTACGCTTATCATATGTATCTTTTACCGATTTCATTATTCTATTTTCTTCCCTAACATTAAAGCCAACCGCCTTTTTGCATCCTTTTAAAAAACATATCCTCCTCTGTTACAATATTGTTTTTTGAAAGATAAGCATCCTCAACCTTTTTATAAAAATGCGGGCGAACTTCTTCAATTTCCTTACATTTTAAAAGTACATTTATATAATTGTTAACTGCATCTCGATAATCTCCTATAATACTTGGAAGACTTCTAACTTGAACTTCCCGTCTTTTTATTCTTTCAAGGAAGGCTCTGTGAATTTTGTGCAAGGAAATAATCTTTCCTTGCATTAAAAAACTGTCCATGTACAAATAAGACTGCCAAATTAACGGAGATGTTGCTAATCGGATTCCTTCTTTTAGCGGTATTCCTATAAATGGAGGAAGAAAATGCGGGTGCAGACCATACTGATACAGTTCTCGTAAAAAGCGGTCATTCTCCTTTGTAGGGTAATGAAGCTGTTGATTCTTTTGATTGCGTATAAAGCTTTTCCAAATACTATAAGGGAAATTATCGTAAAAGCTATCTCTATTTCCATCGAGTGTCACAGTATCCAATGGAAGCTTACTAATGGAGGTAAAGATATTTTCTTTTGATATGGGGATAATTGTATGAAGAAAATGGAAGGCTTGTTCCTTTGGGCAATACGTGGGAATTATATAGTTATCTTTATATTTAGTAAGGAAGGAGGCTTGAAAAGCAGATAGACGGCTTAATCCTTTGCGCAGCTTTATATGTTTATGACCGAGGATCCAAACTGGCTTGTAGTTTGCTTTTTTATATTGCTGTGTGCGTTTAATTATCGAGGCAATAGGAATGGAGGAGCATTGGAATTCAAGGACAATATATGTATTTTGCCAGATGAAGCCTATGTCGGCTCTTTGCTTAATGGCAGGAAAGTACGGCTCCAGCTCTGGATTCATGCCTAGATTCTTTAGTCGCTCATAAAGCTGCAGCTTGCCTTGCAAATGATAGCTAGATTCTGATTCACTGCTGCTTTCACAATAGTTGTCCTTTTGGTGAGCAAAATGGGGCAGTCTCTTTTCACCTCTTTTTAAAATCACACTATTGCCACACGCTGGACAATAGCATTTGGATTGCTGTTCAGCCAGCATTTGGTTTGCTTTTAAGTCTGATGCATGCACCATCATTCCATTTTCATTTAATGCCGTAAACAATGTTAAATCACTCCTCTTTGAAGTATATCTCAAGGCTTCCCTCCTTATAAAAGCGGGGAAAGAAGCCTTGAGGTAGATTCTAAAATTCGGTACCCAACATGCCTTTTATTAAAAGTCTCGATATCAAGCTCTACAGAATCTTTCAAATCCTTTAAATAAATGCTTGCCAGCTTTTTCGTACTTTTTGTTTTATATAAAAAGGCGCTTACTTCAAAGTTTAAGTGGAAGCTGCGCATGTCCATATTACATGTCCCTATTGAAGCTATTTCGCTGTCCACAATTAATAGCTTGCTGTGCATAAAGCCTTTTTCATATTCGTA is part of the Niallia taxi genome and harbors:
- the pepF gene encoding oligoendopeptidase F produces the protein MSNESAVKKLPLRNEVQVDDTWRLEDIFPSDDDWNKEYEEVKTLSEKAADYQGKLSESADVLYEALQYQDTLLSRLGKLYTYAHMRYDQDTTNGFYQGLDGRIKNLYAQAGSALAYIVPELLSIDEAVIQGFLNEKEELKLYEQTLEEINLQRPHVLTADQEALLAQASEVLNASSNTFGMLNNADIEFPSIKDENGEEVEVTHGRYSRFLESADQRVRHDAFKAVYDTYGKFKNTFSSTLSGTVKNHTFNAKVRNYKSARHAALAANNIPEQVYENLVETVNEYLPLLHRYVKLRKKVLGLEKLHMYDLYTPLVKDVKMEISYEEAKNLILKGLAPLGEEYSSILKEGFENRWVDVHENKGKRSGAYSSGAYGTNPYILMNWQDNVNNLFTLAHEFGHSVHSYYTRKSQPYAYGDYSIFVAEVASTCNEALLNDYMLKSITDEQKRLYLLNHYLEGFRGTVFRQTMFAEFEHLIHEKAQNNEALTADLFTAEYYKLNQKYFGEEDIIIDEEIGLEWSRIPHFYYDYYVYQYATGFSAATALSSQILEEGKPAVDRYLDFLKAGSSDYPIEVLKKAGVDMTSKDPIREACKVFEQKLNEMESLLS
- a CDS encoding competence protein CoiA; its protein translation is MRYTSKRSDLTLFTALNENGMMVHASDLKANQMLAEQQSKCYCPACGNSVILKRGEKRLPHFAHQKDNYCESSSESESSYHLQGKLQLYERLKNLGMNPELEPYFPAIKQRADIGFIWQNTYIVLEFQCSSIPIASIIKRTQQYKKANYKPVWILGHKHIKLRKGLSRLSAFQASFLTKYKDNYIIPTYCPKEQAFHFLHTIIPISKENIFTSISKLPLDTVTLDGNRDSFYDNFPYSIWKSFIRNQKNQQLHYPTKENDRFLRELYQYGLHPHFLPPFIGIPLKEGIRLATSPLIWQSYLYMDSFLMQGKIISLHKIHRAFLERIKRREVQVRSLPSIIGDYRDAVNNYINVLLKCKEIEEVRPHFYKKVEDAYLSKNNIVTEEDMFFKRMQKGGWL